Proteins co-encoded in one Octopus bimaculoides isolate UCB-OBI-ISO-001 chromosome 7, ASM119413v2, whole genome shotgun sequence genomic window:
- the LOC106871125 gene encoding uncharacterized protein LOC106871125, whose amino-acid sequence MLEKRSSRKNISYASAFGNEDSGDEDFRQSKVPPSKRSKPSAEEKSKKSNSQSSSCGEGKSKQKRKKLDDKLFERELKLAMEMSMQEIGTGLKEEPENKDASDFQDTSLKNSAAERVESLKLSRHDIHSPPKSPSHMAPPLLHKEIEECIPKNSVKQSAMPCKYNSI is encoded by the exons atgttagaGAAGCGATCGAGTCG gaaGAATATTAGTTATGCATCAGCATTTGGAAATgaagatagtggtgatg aagacTTTAGACAGAGCAAGGTTCCTCCTTCTAAAAGATCTAAACCTAGTGCTGAAGAGAAATCTAAAAAATCTAATTCACAATCCAGTTCTTGTGGAGAAGGAAAATCTAAACAAAAGAG GAAGAAATTGGATGACAAACTGTTTGAACGAGAACTTAAGTTGGCAATGGAGATGTCTATGCAGGAAATTGGCACCGGCTTGAAAGAAGAACCTGAGAACAAGGATGCTAGCGATTTTCAAGACACCTCACTGAAGAATTCTGCAGCAGAGCGAGTTGAGTCTTTGAAATTATCTCGACATGACATTCATTCACCACCAAAATCTCCTTCCCACATGGCCCCTCCATTATTGCACAAAGAAATTGAGGAATGCATCCCCAAGAATTCTGTTAAACAATCTGCCATGCCTTGTAAGTATAATTCTAtttaa